A single window of Gemmatimonadaceae bacterium DNA harbors:
- a CDS encoding c-type cytochrome, with protein MRTLYVPACVIGLGLVAARITSATQAPAAPTPTQAGPGNQATYFVEHPDHMKPGLPFTGRWAQLKNPYEGNAARAADGAKLFISYNCLDCHGADGSGAMGPSLQDGRWHFGGTAGDIYQSIYEGRPDGMPAWGGRIADDQIWRLVAYVQTLSKGHEVATENFTGKTIARTGH; from the coding sequence ATGAGAACTCTATACGTACCGGCGTGCGTGATCGGGCTTGGGCTCGTTGCGGCGCGCATCACCAGCGCGACACAAGCGCCCGCGGCGCCGACGCCGACGCAGGCGGGGCCGGGGAATCAGGCCACCTACTTCGTTGAGCATCCCGACCACATGAAGCCGGGCCTGCCATTCACGGGACGCTGGGCGCAATTAAAGAATCCATATGAAGGGAATGCCGCGCGCGCGGCGGACGGCGCGAAGCTGTTCATCTCGTACAACTGTCTCGACTGCCACGGCGCCGACGGCTCCGGCGCGATGGGGCCGAGCTTGCAGGACGGGCGCTGGCATTTCGGCGGGACGGCGGGCGACATCTACCAGTCGATTTACGAAGGGCGGCCCGACGGTATGCCGGCGTGGGGCGGGCGCATCGCCGACGACCAGATCTGGCGGCTCGTCGCGTACGTCCAAACGCTCTCGAAGGGACACGAGGTCGCGACCGAGAACTTCACCGGCAAGACGATCGCGCGCACGGGGCACTGA
- a CDS encoding PadR family transcriptional regulator, translating to MPASSDLELLQGTLDVMILKALSWGAMHGFGVAKWIRQTTDDVLQIEDSALYPALHRMEHRDLIEADWGLTENNRRAKYYTLTTKGRQQLRARASTWDRYAVAVSKVIHATTQPT from the coding sequence ATGCCCGCTTCGTCCGACCTCGAACTCCTGCAGGGCACGCTCGACGTCATGATCCTCAAGGCGCTCTCCTGGGGCGCCATGCACGGCTTCGGCGTCGCGAAATGGATTCGCCAGACCACCGACGACGTCCTGCAGATCGAGGACAGTGCGCTCTACCCCGCGCTCCACCGCATGGAGCATCGCGACTTGATCGAAGCCGACTGGGGTCTGACCGAAAACAATCGCCGCGCCAAGTACTACACGCTCACCACCAAAGGCCGCCAACAGTTGCGCGCGCGCGCCTCGACGTGGGACCGCTACGCCGTCGCTGTCTCGAAAGTCATTCACGCGACCACCCAGCCCACCTGA
- a CDS encoding ABC transporter permease, whose translation MSRTDLPQWHRYLRFWQSNIPADVEAEIAFHVDARTDELIAGGATPTDARERALREFGDVERARATLRDMDERHRSQAYRVELFTDLWQDIRVAARSLARVPGFVIVVALTLSLGIGLNSAIFSIVDAYLFRPIPVPNGNALVLLGQTDAALPAPHEMSYLNYLDYRADTSIFSALSAYSTNTMNLAGGRGAERIWTEETTANFFAMLGVKPLLGRVFRADEDQGELAHPVIVLTYDFWQAHFGGDTQVIGDTVRLNNHPITIIGVTPPDFHGVDPLLRVDGFTPINQTWPVYGASMHDRAASSFDIIGTLRSGVSLETARRAVSAKAKTLEREYPDVNRNVGIVLERETHTRPNFTVSANVPAIAAAFMTLVMLVLAVACANVSGLLLARATAHYKEHAVRAALGASQWRLARRVLIECVMLALIGGAGAVALASIAVRALVGVRVAADVPIHWTVALDAHVLAFTMLVVLATGVAASIAPVFSLRRSNLADVLKSGARGTDGHGHQRLRAVLVIAQIAVCVAIVVCAALFARSTANASRINVGYRTDHVLLATVSLAPSGYDSLRGKQFEAEALRRVAQLPGVRSAALARYTPFGYNNDIEYVKPETSGAKIPENGIGCFNNIVSPEYFATMSLPILEGRGFTAHDDEGAPKVAVVTKRFAARVWPGASAVGKRFRFRKDGPLLEVVGVSGDVQYFSVGEAPKPFFFRPYAQWYRPQFTLNVHTNVDPSSLTSAVRATLATLDPELPVFDVRSFDDHISNGRALLGTRLGAVFAAVFGALALSLAAVGLYGLMSYAVAQRTREIGIRVALGARTSGVVRLVMRQGLAISVIGVTIGTAMTLVLTGFLSKLLYGVAPRDPVIFVSVALTLAVVSAIAGVIPARRATRVDPLTALRSD comes from the coding sequence ATGTCGCGCACCGACCTCCCGCAATGGCACCGCTATCTCCGTTTCTGGCAGTCGAACATTCCCGCCGACGTCGAGGCGGAGATCGCCTTTCACGTCGACGCGCGCACCGATGAGCTGATCGCCGGCGGGGCCACTCCCACCGACGCACGCGAGCGCGCCCTGCGCGAATTCGGCGACGTCGAGCGTGCCCGCGCCACGCTGCGTGACATGGACGAGCGGCACCGCTCACAGGCGTATCGCGTCGAGCTGTTCACCGACCTGTGGCAGGACATCCGCGTCGCCGCGCGCTCGCTCGCGCGCGTACCGGGCTTCGTCATCGTCGTCGCGCTCACCCTCTCCTTGGGGATCGGACTCAACTCGGCGATCTTCAGCATCGTCGACGCGTACCTGTTCCGGCCGATTCCAGTGCCCAACGGCAACGCGCTCGTGCTGCTCGGCCAAACGGATGCGGCGCTCCCGGCACCGCACGAGATGTCGTACCTCAACTATCTCGACTATCGCGCGGACACGTCGATCTTCTCGGCACTCTCCGCCTACAGCACCAACACCATGAACCTCGCCGGTGGGCGAGGCGCCGAGCGAATCTGGACGGAGGAAACGACCGCGAACTTCTTCGCGATGCTCGGCGTGAAGCCGCTGCTCGGACGCGTCTTTCGGGCCGACGAGGATCAGGGCGAACTGGCGCATCCTGTCATTGTTTTGACATATGATTTCTGGCAAGCGCATTTCGGCGGCGACACGCAGGTCATCGGCGACACGGTGCGGCTGAACAACCATCCGATCACGATCATCGGTGTGACGCCGCCCGATTTCCACGGCGTCGACCCGTTGTTGCGGGTCGACGGCTTCACGCCGATCAATCAGACGTGGCCGGTGTACGGCGCGTCGATGCACGACCGCGCGGCGAGCTCGTTCGACATCATCGGTACGTTGCGCTCCGGCGTCTCCCTCGAGACAGCGCGGCGCGCCGTGAGCGCGAAGGCCAAGACGCTCGAACGCGAGTATCCCGACGTGAATCGCAACGTCGGCATCGTGTTGGAGCGAGAGACGCACACCCGGCCCAACTTCACCGTCTCGGCGAACGTGCCGGCGATCGCCGCGGCGTTCATGACGCTCGTCATGCTGGTGCTGGCCGTCGCATGCGCCAACGTCAGTGGACTGCTGCTCGCGCGCGCGACGGCGCACTACAAGGAGCACGCCGTGCGTGCCGCGCTCGGTGCAAGCCAGTGGCGGCTGGCGCGGCGGGTGTTGATCGAATGTGTGATGCTCGCGCTCATCGGCGGCGCGGGCGCCGTGGCGCTGGCGAGCATCGCCGTGCGCGCGCTCGTCGGCGTTCGCGTCGCCGCCGATGTGCCAATCCACTGGACCGTCGCGCTGGACGCGCACGTGCTCGCGTTCACCATGCTCGTGGTCCTCGCGACGGGCGTCGCGGCGTCGATCGCGCCGGTTTTCTCGTTGCGCCGCTCGAATCTCGCCGACGTGCTCAAATCCGGCGCACGCGGCACAGATGGTCACGGACATCAGCGTTTGCGCGCGGTGCTCGTCATCGCGCAGATCGCGGTTTGCGTCGCGATCGTCGTGTGCGCCGCGCTGTTCGCCCGCAGCACGGCGAACGCCTCGCGCATCAACGTCGGCTATCGCACGGACCACGTGCTGCTCGCGACCGTGTCGCTGGCGCCAAGCGGCTATGATTCGCTGCGCGGCAAGCAGTTCGAGGCCGAGGCGCTTCGCCGCGTCGCGCAGCTGCCAGGCGTGCGGTCCGCCGCGCTCGCGCGCTACACGCCATTCGGCTACAACAACGACATCGAGTATGTGAAGCCGGAAACAAGCGGCGCCAAGATCCCCGAGAACGGAATTGGTTGCTTCAACAACATCGTGTCGCCGGAATACTTCGCGACGATGAGCCTTCCGATCCTCGAGGGCCGAGGCTTCACGGCGCACGATGATGAGGGCGCGCCGAAGGTGGCCGTCGTCACGAAGCGTTTCGCGGCGCGGGTGTGGCCCGGAGCATCGGCCGTCGGAAAGCGGTTTCGCTTCCGCAAGGATGGACCGTTGCTCGAGGTGGTTGGTGTCTCGGGCGACGTGCAGTACTTCTCCGTCGGCGAAGCGCCCAAGCCCTTCTTCTTCCGGCCATACGCGCAGTGGTATCGGCCGCAGTTCACGCTCAACGTGCACACGAACGTCGACCCGTCGTCGCTCACGAGCGCGGTGCGCGCGACGCTCGCCACGCTGGACCCGGAGCTTCCAGTGTTCGACGTCCGCAGCTTCGACGACCACATCTCGAACGGCCGCGCGCTGCTCGGCACGCGTTTGGGTGCGGTGTTCGCCGCGGTGTTCGGCGCGCTCGCGCTGTCGCTCGCCGCGGTTGGGCTCTATGGGTTGATGTCATACGCCGTCGCGCAGCGTACGCGGGAAATCGGAATTCGCGTCGCGTTGGGCGCGCGTACGTCGGGCGTCGTTCGGCTCGTGATGCGACAGGGACTTGCGATCTCCGTGATTGGGGTCACCATCGGCACCGCGATGACGCTGGTGCTGACCGGATTCCTTTCGAAGTTGTTGTATGGAGTGGCGCCGCGAGACCCGGTCATCTTCGTCTCCGTCGCGCTCACGCTCGCAGTTGTAAGCGCGATCGCCGGCGTCATTCCGGCTCGTCGCGCGACGCGAGTGGACCCTTTGACCGCGTTGCGCTCCGACTGA